The nucleotide sequence AGACCACTTCGCTGTCATGTGGGACCCCAGGTTCCAGCAGACGCTGTTCGCGAATCGCATCCTGGAAGACTCCGACGCTGCCTCGAAGGTGCCGTCATCCTACAACGACCCCTGCTACCTGATGACCAGCAACGGCGGCGCGCTGCTCAACTGGGCTTCGGTCAACAACCTGGTGATCTGGTGAACCCCCGCAAGAGGAACCTGGTGATCGCCGCGCTGATCGCAGCCGTCGCCTCGAGCGGCGGGTACTCCCTCTATCTCGGGGCAGTCGAGCGACGCTGCACCGTGGTCGAGATGTCCTTCGCCTGCGGTGTGCTGGAGACCTACGCCCCTGCGCTGGCCGCGGGCTGCGAGGGGCGCCGCCAGCTCGAGCTGGTCATGACCGCGACGGCCGCAGAGGTGCTGGCCGACGTCGACCTGATCATCCCAGCGATGGAGGCGGCCACCGGCATCACCGAGGCCCAGGCTCGTGAGTTGCTCGGCGGGTCGAGGATCGTGCACATCAGCGATCGGGTCGGGTCCGATGCGCAGTGCCCCGACCGGCGAGTCACGATCCGCAAGCCCACGGGGACGGGGTGCCTCGCAGGCCTGGTCAGCCGCGACGGTGCGCCTGCTCGCTGGGTGCGCCAGTGCTGCGGGCCTCTGTGCGTGTGCGTGGGGGTTTGCTGTGCGACCGTTCCGCAGTTCGTGAATTTGGCCTCGGAGATGGACGTGATCTTCTGCTCGACCTGCGCGGCGGAGGCGCGCTGCCAGTCCCCTTGACGGACTTCCCGAACGGGCGTTGAACGCCCCTGTGAGGGCTCTTCCAGCCGCCTCCGCCAGGCGCCTCCGCGCAAAAGCTGCGCGGAGCCCTACTTAGTCTCAGAACAGGACAAAATTAGTCTCAGAACTGGACGTTCCCTACACCGACGCGCTTCACCCTCCGGTGGGCGCACGACCCCGAAGGCGGCGGCGTGGGTTCTGGTGGCTTCTCCTCATCGCCGTGCTCGCCTCGGGGTCGTGCGCTCTCCTCCGGGCCCGACCGCTCCTCGTGGCCACGATCCGCTATCACCGGCCGCCGGAGGCCTACCACCTGCCGGTGGAGGGGCTCTCCCCGGCCGACCTGGTGAGCACCTGGCACGCCCCCCGGAGCGGCGGGCGGGTCCACGAGGGCGCCGACCTCTTCGCCCCGCGCGGCACGAAGGTCCTCTCGGCGGTGAGAGGCGAGGTCTTCCGGATCCGCGACGGCGGCCTCGGCGGCAAGAGCGTGACCGTCATCGGGGAGGGGCCGGCCTTCTACTACTACGCCCACCTCGACGGGTGGGCGCCAGGCCTACGGGAGGGCCAGCCGGTCACCGCCGGCCAGACCCTGGGCTTCGTCGGGAACACCGGCAACGCGAGGAGTACGCCCTCGCACCTGCACTTCGGGGTGTACCCGATCCTGCGGGCGCGGCCCGGCCGCCCGGTGGATCCGATCCCCCTCCTGAGGGCGCTGGGGCTCCCTCGCGCTCCGCCGGAGGAGGCGCCCAGCCAGCTGCCACCCAGTGCTTGAAAGAGGGTGAGCTCTAGAGCCCAAGTGCCCGGTAGACCTCTGGAATCTCCGGGTCAGGCTCGAGCATCACTTCAACTTCTCGCTCGGGGTCCAGGGGCGGAGCCTCGCTCACGGCGCCCGGCACGATGGCCAGCACCGGCTCCCGCAGCTCGCCCTCCAGGACCTCCAGCGGCTCCAGGAGGAGGGCGTGGTGGCACTCGTCGACGAAGAAGCGCTCCAGCATCCGGGCCCGCAGCCGGACCCCGGAGGGGGAGAGCCGGTCGGGGGCGACGGGGGCCGCGCGCTCCGGGCAGCCGGGCAGGTCCAGGGTCCCGGCCTCCGGTCCCTGCTCGTGCTCGGAGAGCCCGCAGGCCGGGGCGAAGGCCAGGGCGGCCAGGAGGCCGATGGAGACCGCGCGCATCCTCATCAGTCTAGATCCCGGTCCCCGTCCGGGCCAGATTCCGGTCGGGGCCGCGGGACGTCGATGTCGAAGCGCTGGATCTTGTTGTAGAGGGTGCGCAGGGCCACCCCGAGATCGGCGGCGGCGGCCTTCTTGTCCCCCTGGTGGCGGGCGAGGGCCCGCTGCACGGCCGCCCGCTCCATCTGCTCGAGGGTGAGGACCAGCGAGGGCTCCCGGGTGGCCCGGGTGGAGGCCGGCGGGAGGGAGGCCTCCTCGATCAGCTCCCGGGCCAGGAGCTCCGGGCCCAGCTCGAGGCCGTCGGCCAGCACCACCAGGCGGGCCACCACGTTCTCCAGCTCCCGCACGTTCCCGGGCCAGGGGTAGGCCTCCAGGGTCTCGATCAGCTCCGGGGTGGGGCGCATCGCCCGGCCCCGCTCGGTGGCGTCGAGGAAGTGGCGGGTCAGCAGGGCGATGTCGTCGGGGCGCATCCGCAGGGGGGGCACGTCGATGACGAGGGCGGCCACCCGGAAGAAGAGGTCGCTGCGGAAGGCGCCCTGATCCACCGCCCGCTTCAGGTCCCGGTTGGTCGCCGAGATCACCCGGACGTCGGCCCGGCGCAGCTCGGTGCCGCCCACCCGGTAGTACTCGCCGCTCTGGAGGAAGCGCAGCACCTTCGACTGGAGGGCCGGGCTCATCTCGCCGATCTCGTCCAGGAAGAGGGTGCCCTGGTCGGCCGACTCCACCAGGCCCCGGGCGCCCCGGGTGGCGCCGGTGTAGGCCCCCCGCTCGTGCCCGAAGAGGGTCGACTCCAGGAGGTTCTCGGGGATCGCCGCGCAGTTGAGGGTCACGTAGGCCTTGCCCGAGCGGGGCGAGACCCGGTGGATGAGCTGGGCGAAGAGCTCCTTGCCCGTGCCGGACTCCCCCTGGATCAGGCAGGTCGCCTCCGAGGCGCCCACCCGCTCGGCCATCTCCAGCGCCTCGCGCAGGGAGCGCTCCTGGCCGATGATCTGCAGCCCCTCCCGCTCCTCGGAGAGGCGGGCCTTCAGGGAGCGGTTCTCGACCTCGAGGAGGGTCTTCTGGGCGGCGATGGCCTGGTTGGCCTGCTCCAGCTCGGTGGTGGCCTCCGCCAGCTGCGCCTTGAGGGTCTCGTTGAAGCTGCGCACCTCCGCGTAGAGGTGGACGTTCTCCAGGGCCGCGGCGCAGAGGCCCGCCACCGCGGAGAGGGCCGTGGCGGTCTCCTCGTCGAAGGCGTCGGGCTGATCGGCCTCGATGTTGATCAGCGCCACGACGGCGTCCCGGGAGCGCACCGGGACCACCAGCTCGGAGAGGCCCGGGTAGGCCGGGTGCCCGACGTACTGCTGCTCCCGGCGGGTGTCCCGGATCAGCACCGGCTCGCCGGTCTCCAGGCAGCGGCCGAGGATCCCCCGGTTGGCGCCCACCTGCAGCCCGGGGGTGACCTCCACCGGCCCGGCCACCGCCGTCAGGGTGAGGATGCTCTGCCCGGGGTCCACCCTCCAGATGGAGGTGAAGGCCCGGCCGATGCGCTCGTGGACCCGCTCGACCACCCGCGAGAGGAGGAGGTCGGGGTCCAGGGTCGAGACCACCGCCTTGGTGACCTCCGAGACCAGGCGCAGCTGCCGGGTGCGCAGCTCCTCCCGCTGCCGGAAGTGGGCGCGCTCCACCGCCACCGAGACGTGACCGGCCACCCCCCGCAGGAAGCGCAGGTCGTCCTCGGTGAACCAGCCGGCCTCCTCGCTGCCGACCACCAGCAGCCCCGGCCGGCCCCCGCCGAGCCAGAGGGGGGCCGCGGCCACCGAGCGGCAGTCGGGGCAGAGCGGCGAGCCCGGGCTCTCCAGCAGCCGCGCCTCTCCTGCCGCCAGGACCGAGCCCAGGCCGCTCGAGTCGGTGGCGACCCGCTCGATCCGGTCCGTGCCCACCCGGCGGGCCTCCAGGACCCCGTGGCGGCGATCGAGGAGGGCCAGCACGAAGAGGTGGTGGCGCAGCACGCCGCGGCTGATCTCGGAGGCGGCCTCCAGGATGCCCCGGACCTCGCTCTCCGCGTGCACGGCGGTGGCCACGGCGTGGAGCCGCTCGAGGGCGGTGGTGCCGAGGCCGGCGGCGCTCTGCTCTCCGAAGGACGAGGGCGACATGGAGGGGGCGAGGTACCGGCGTCTTGCACTTCTTGCAAGATGGCGCGTGCAGATCCTGCAGGATTCCTGTATCTCCCGCCCATGTTCACCGGACTCGTGCAGGACGTGGGGACCATCGTCAGGGCGGACTCCCGGGGCGGCAACGTGCGCCTCGTCATCGAGCCGGACGAGCTCGATCCGGCGACCTTCGAGCGGGGGGAGTCCATCGCCAGCAACGGCGTCTGCCTGACGGTCGTGGCCCTCGGCAAGAAGCACTACGAGGTCGACGTGGGCCTGGAGACCCTCCAGGTGACCACCGCCGCGACCTGGAAGGTCGGCGACCGGGTGAACCTCGAGCGCAGCCTGGCCCTGGGTGACCGCCTGGGCGGCCACCTGGTCCAGGGCCACGTGGACGGGCAGGGCAAGGTGCTGGAGGCGAAGAAGGAGGCCGGGGTCCTCCACCTCGACATCGCGATGCCCGAGGCCCTCGCCCCCCTGATCTGCGAGAAGGGCTCCATCGCGGTGGATGGGGTCTCCCTCACGGTGAACGTGGCCACGAAGGAGCACTTCCGGGTGACCCTGATCCCCGAGACCGTCGAGCGGACGACCCTCGGTGCCCGCAAGAAGGGAGACGCGGTGAACCTGGAGGCGGATATCATCGCCCGGCAGATCGCGCGGATGCTGGCCTTCGGGGTGGGGGTCGGCGAGCAGAAGGGTGGGCTGGACCTGGCCTTCCTCGCCGAGCATGGATACGGAGGCGGGTGAGCCCGGGAGAGGCCGTGGACGTGTACGTGCACGTGTACGTGGACGGCCTCGGTGGCTAGCAGAGTCGGGTGCCTTGGGTTAGGTTGCGCGCGATGTCGATCCAGCGAGTCGAAGCCGCCCTGGAGGCGATCCGGGCCGGAAAGATGGTGATCCTCGTCGACGACGAGGATCGCGAGAACGAGGGCGACCTCGTCCTGGCGGCCGAGAAGGTCACCCCCGAGGCCATCAACTTCATGGCGCTCGAAGGAAGGGGCCTGATCTGCCTCACCCTCACCGAGGAGCGCTGCCGGCACCTCGACCTCCAGATGATGGTCGGCGAGAACACCTCGCCCCTGGGGACGGCCTTCACCGTCTCGATCGAGGCGGCCTCCGGCGTGACCACCGGGATCTCGGCCGCCGACCGGGCCCACACCATCAAGGTGGCCATCGACGAGAAGAGCGGCCCCCGGGACCTCTCCCGGCCGGGCCACGTCTTCCCCCTGCGCGCCCGCCGGGGTGGGGTGCTGGTGCGCACCGGCCAGACCGAGGGCAGCGTCGACCTGGCCCGGCTCGCCGGCCTGAACGCCTCCGGCGTCATCTGCGAGATCATGAAGGAGGACGGCACGATGGCGCGCCGCCCCGACCTCGAGGTCTTCGCCGAGAAGCACGGCCTGCTCATCCTCTCGGTGGCGGATCTGATCGACTACCGCATGGAGCGCGAGCGCCTCGTGAAGCGGGTGGTCGAGGCCGAGGCCGAGGTGGCCGGGCTGGGGAGCTTCAAGGTCATCGCCTACGAGTCCGAGATCGATCAGGAGGCCCACCTGGCCTTCGTGCGCGGAGAGTGGACCGAGGAGGACGCGGTCCTGACCCGGGTCCAGAGCCAGGACCTGCTCACCGACCTGCTGGCCGCGGCCCGCCAGGACGGCGGCCGCCCCCTCTTCGAGCGGGCCCTGGCGCAGATCGCCGCCGAGGGGCAGGGGGTGGTGGTCTGCCTGCGCAACCAGGCCAGCTCCGCGCCCGACCTCCGCGGCCGGATCGAGGCCCTCTCGCGGCCGCCCAGCGAGGTCGGGGACGAGCCCCGGACGGTGCGCCCCGACCTGCGCGAGTACGGAATCGGCGCCCAGATCCTGCGGGACCTCGGGGTGCGCAAGATGCGCCTGATGACGAGCACGCCCACCAAGATCGTGGGGCTCGAGGGCTTCGGTTTGACCATGGTGGAGCACGTCCGCCTGGCGAAGGAGAACGGCTCCGCCGGACCCGAGGGCTCGGTGGTGGTCCTGGATCAGAAGAGGAGCTAGCAGCGAGATGCCCACACGGATCGAAGGTGGTTTCGAGGGGAAGGGACTGAAGGTCGCGGTGATCGCGGGCCGCTTCAACGGCTTCGTGGTCGATCACCTCATCAGCGGCGCGGTGGACACGCTCACCCGCCACGGGGTG is from Deltaproteobacteria bacterium and encodes:
- a CDS encoding sigma 54-interacting transcriptional regulator, which gives rise to MSPSSFGEQSAAGLGTTALERLHAVATAVHAESEVRGILEAASEISRGVLRHHLFVLALLDRRHGVLEARRVGTDRIERVATDSSGLGSVLAAGEARLLESPGSPLCPDCRSVAAAPLWLGGGRPGLLVVGSEEAGWFTEDDLRFLRGVAGHVSVAVERAHFRQREELRTRQLRLVSEVTKAVVSTLDPDLLLSRVVERVHERIGRAFTSIWRVDPGQSILTLTAVAGPVEVTPGLQVGANRGILGRCLETGEPVLIRDTRREQQYVGHPAYPGLSELVVPVRSRDAVVALINIEADQPDAFDEETATALSAVAGLCAAALENVHLYAEVRSFNETLKAQLAEATTELEQANQAIAAQKTLLEVENRSLKARLSEEREGLQIIGQERSLREALEMAERVGASEATCLIQGESGTGKELFAQLIHRVSPRSGKAYVTLNCAAIPENLLESTLFGHERGAYTGATRGARGLVESADQGTLFLDEIGEMSPALQSKVLRFLQSGEYYRVGGTELRRADVRVISATNRDLKRAVDQGAFRSDLFFRVAALVIDVPPLRMRPDDIALLTRHFLDATERGRAMRPTPELIETLEAYPWPGNVRELENVVARLVVLADGLELGPELLARELIEEASLPPASTRATREPSLVLTLEQMERAAVQRALARHQGDKKAAAADLGVALRTLYNKIQRFDIDVPRPRPESGPDGDRDLD
- the ribB gene encoding 3,4-dihydroxy-2-butanone-4-phosphate synthase encodes the protein MSIQRVEAALEAIRAGKMVILVDDEDRENEGDLVLAAEKVTPEAINFMALEGRGLICLTLTEERCRHLDLQMMVGENTSPLGTAFTVSIEAASGVTTGISAADRAHTIKVAIDEKSGPRDLSRPGHVFPLRARRGGVLVRTGQTEGSVDLARLAGLNASGVICEIMKEDGTMARRPDLEVFAEKHGLLILSVADLIDYRMERERLVKRVVEAEAEVAGLGSFKVIAYESEIDQEAHLAFVRGEWTEEDAVLTRVQSQDLLTDLLAAARQDGGRPLFERALAQIAAEGQGVVVCLRNQASSAPDLRGRIEALSRPPSEVGDEPRTVRPDLREYGIGAQILRDLGVRKMRLMTSTPTKIVGLEGFGLTMVEHVRLAKENGSAGPEGSVVVLDQKRS
- a CDS encoding M23 family metallopeptidase, whose translation is MATIRYHRPPEAYHLPVEGLSPADLVSTWHAPRSGGRVHEGADLFAPRGTKVLSAVRGEVFRIRDGGLGGKSVTVIGEGPAFYYYAHLDGWAPGLREGQPVTAGQTLGFVGNTGNARSTPSHLHFGVYPILRARPGRPVDPIPLLRALGLPRAPPEEAPSQLPPSA
- a CDS encoding riboflavin synthase produces the protein MFTGLVQDVGTIVRADSRGGNVRLVIEPDELDPATFERGESIASNGVCLTVVALGKKHYEVDVGLETLQVTTAATWKVGDRVNLERSLALGDRLGGHLVQGHVDGQGKVLEAKKEAGVLHLDIAMPEALAPLICEKGSIAVDGVSLTVNVATKEHFRVTLIPETVERTTLGARKKGDAVNLEADIIARQIARMLAFGVGVGEQKGGLDLAFLAEHGYGGG